GAGATGCACGCGCGGATCTCCGGCCTCGCGGACTACCTCGCGGTCGACGAGGAGGACGCCATCCGCCTCGGGCGTCGCATCGTGGCGCGGCTCAACCACCGCAAGGCGCCCGTCGCGAGTGGTCTCGAGGCTCGGCTAGCGCCTCGCACCTCGACCAACGAGGTGGGCTTCGTCGAGCCGGACCTGCCGGCCGACGACCTGCTCGACATCATCCCGACCGACCTCAAGGAGCCGTTCGACCCGCGCGAGGTGATCCACCGCATCTGCGACGGGGTCGGGCCCGGCAACGAGGCTGGCTTCGACGAGTTCAAGCCGCTCTACGGCTCCTCGCTGGTCACGGGGTGGGCCCGGCTGCACGGCCACCAGGTGGGCATCCTCGCCAACGCGCAGGGGATCCTCTTCTCCGAGGAGGCCCAGAAGGCGACCCAGTTCATCCAGCTGGCCAACCAGATCGACGTGCCGCTGCTGTTCCTGCACAACACCACCGGCTACATGGTCGGCAAGGAGTACGAGCAGGGCGGCATCATCAAGCACGGCGCCCAGATGATCAACGCGGTCAGCAACAGCCGGGTCCCGCACCTGACGGTGATCATGGGCGCGTCGTACGGCGCCGGCAACTACGGCATGAACGGCCGTGCCTACGACCCGCGCTTCCTCTTCACGTGGCCGAGCGCCAAGTCCGCGGTGATGGGCCCTGCCCAGCTCGCGGGCGTGCTCTCGATCGTCGCCAGGGCAGCGGCCGAGTCCAAGGGCAAGCCCTACGACGAGCAGGCCGACGCCGGGATGCGCGCGTTCGTCGAGCAGTCGGTCGAGGAGCAGAGCCTGCCGTTCTTCCTCTCCGGGATGGTCTACGACGACGGGGTCATCGACCCGCGCGACACCCGCACCGTCCTCGGGATCTGCCTGTCCGTGATCGCCAACCAGCCCGTCGAAGGCACCGACCGCTTCGGAGTGTTCCGCCCATGACGCAGCCGATCCGACGACTGCTCGTCGCCAACCGCGGTGAGATCGCCCGCCGCGTCTTCCGCACCTGCCGTGACCTCGGCATCGGCACCGTCGCCGTGCACTCCGACGCCGACGCGGACCTGCTGTTCGTGCGCGAGGCCGACGTCGCCGTGCGCCTTCCTGGCAACACGCCTGCGGAGACCTACCTGCGCGCCGACCTGGTCATCGAGGCCGCGCAGCGAGCCGGTGCCGACGCCATCCATCCCGGCTACGGCTTCCTGTCCGAGAACGCCGACTTCGCCCGCGAGGTGCTCAAGGCCGGCCTGACCTGGGTCGGTCCTGCCCCTGAGTCGATCGAGGCGATGGGCTCCAAGGTCGAGTCCAAGCGGCTGATGGCCGAGGCGGGCGTGCCCACGCTCGACAACCTGGCGCCCGACGCGGTCACCGAGTCCGACCTCCCGGTGCTGGTCAAGGCCTCGTCCGGTGGCGGCGGCCGCGGCATGCGCGTCGTACGCCGCCGCGAGTCGGTCGCCGCCAACGTGGACGCGGCCCGCGACGAGGCTGCGTCGGCCTTCGGCGACGGCACGGTGTTCATCGAGCCCTACGTCGAGCAGGGTCGCCACGTCGAGGTGCAGATCATCGGCGACGCACACGGCACCGTCCTCGTGGTCGGTGACCGCGACTGCTCGGTCCAGCGCCGCCACCAGAAGGTGGTCGAGGAGGCGCCTGCCCCCGGCATCCCCGACGACGTGCGCACCGCGCTGCACGAGGCGGCCCGCCTGGCAGGCGAGGCGATCTCCTACCAGGGCGCCGGCACCGTCGAGTTCTTGTACGACGAACAGAAACAGCGCTTCTACTTCCTCGAGATGAACACCCGTCTGCAGGTGGAGCACCCGGTCACCGAGTGCGTGACCGGCCTCGACCTGGTGGAGCTGCAGGTCGGCGTCGCCGAGAGACGCGCGCTCACCGAGCTCGTGCCCGACGGCGTCCCGGCGCCGCGCGGTCACGCGGTCGAGGTCCGGCTCTATGCCGAGGACCCCAGCCAGGACTGGCAGCCGCAGGCGGGCGGGCTCGGTGCCTTCGAGGTGCCGAGCGACCTCCAGTTCGTCACGCCCACGGCGTACGGCGTCCGGCTCGACTCCGGCTTCCAGACCGGCGACGAGGTGTCGACGTACTACGACGCCATGCTCGCCAAGGTGATCGCCTGGGGGCCCGACCGCCGCGCGGCGCTGCGCCGTCTCGGTGGTGCGCTCGGTCGTGCTCGGCTGCACGGCATCCGCACCAACCGCGACCTGCTGGTCGAGATCCTGCGCCACCCGGACTTCGTGGAGGAGCGGCTGTCGACCGCGTTCCTGTCGGACCCTGACGTGCTCGACCGCGTCAACGGCTCGGGCATCCCGTCCGTCCCGCCGTCCGAGCAGGGCTGCGCGCTGTTCGCCGCGGCCGTGGCGTGCACGGAGGAGGTGGCGCGCAGACGCCCTGTCCTGCAGGCGGTCCCGGCCGGCTGGCGCAACGTCACGTCCGCCCCGCAGCGCACGTCGTTCGAGGCCGACGGCACGAGAGTGGATGTCGGCTGGCTCGGTGGGCGGGATGGCTACGTCCTGGCCGACGTGTACGACGAGGTCGGCCCCGCTCGCGCGACGTCGATCGAGGACCTCGGCGACGGGCTCTGGCGTGTGGTCGTCGAGCTCGACGGGACCGCCCGGCCGTTCGACGTCGCCCTCGACGGCGACCGGGTCGACATCGACTGGTCCGGTGGGCACTGGGCGTTCACCCGGGTGCCGCGCTTCGTGGATCCGGCCGACCAGGTTGCCGAGGGCTCGCTCCTCGCACCGATGCCGGGCTCGGTCATCGCCCTCCGCGCGGCCGCCGGCGAGTCCGTCACGGCCGGCCAGCCGGTCGTCGTGCTCGAGGCGATGAAGATGCAGCACACGATCAACGCCCCGCACGACGGCGTCGTCACCGAGGTGCCGGTGAGCGTCGGCACCCAGGTCGCGGCCGGCGACGTCCTCGCCGTCGTCGAGTCCACCAGCAGTACTCGCAGCACCGACAGCACCACCTCCGAGGAGACGTCATGACCCAGACCATGTTCACCGAGCCCGACGAGCGCGTCGCCCTGCGCGAGGCCGTCCACAAGCTGGCCTCGTCCTACGGCCGGGACTACATCGAGGCCAAGGCGCGTGCCGGCGAGCGGACCACCGAGCTGTGGCAGGACATGGGCAGGCACGGCTACCTCGGGGTCTCGCTCCCGGAGGAGCACGGCGGTGGGGGTGGCGGCATCGCGGACCTC
This genomic window from Nocardioides marmoribigeumensis contains:
- a CDS encoding acyl-CoA carboxylase subunit beta; amino-acid sequence: MLAKIADLHAEQAKAVDGGGERNNERHRKRGKLLARERIELLLDEGSPFLELMPLAGWGSDFTVGASIVTGIGVVSGVECMIVANDPTVKGGASNPWTLKKSFRAAQIAAENRLPTINLVESGGADLPTQKEIFIPGGKIFRDITRSSADKRPTIALVFGNSTAGGAYIPGMSDYVVMVKEGAKVFLGGPPLVKMATGEESDDESLGGAEMHARISGLADYLAVDEEDAIRLGRRIVARLNHRKAPVASGLEARLAPRTSTNEVGFVEPDLPADDLLDIIPTDLKEPFDPREVIHRICDGVGPGNEAGFDEFKPLYGSSLVTGWARLHGHQVGILANAQGILFSEEAQKATQFIQLANQIDVPLLFLHNTTGYMVGKEYEQGGIIKHGAQMINAVSNSRVPHLTVIMGASYGAGNYGMNGRAYDPRFLFTWPSAKSAVMGPAQLAGVLSIVARAAAESKGKPYDEQADAGMRAFVEQSVEEQSLPFFLSGMVYDDGVIDPRDTRTVLGICLSVIANQPVEGTDRFGVFRP
- a CDS encoding acetyl/propionyl/methylcrotonyl-CoA carboxylase subunit alpha: MTQPIRRLLVANRGEIARRVFRTCRDLGIGTVAVHSDADADLLFVREADVAVRLPGNTPAETYLRADLVIEAAQRAGADAIHPGYGFLSENADFAREVLKAGLTWVGPAPESIEAMGSKVESKRLMAEAGVPTLDNLAPDAVTESDLPVLVKASSGGGGRGMRVVRRRESVAANVDAARDEAASAFGDGTVFIEPYVEQGRHVEVQIIGDAHGTVLVVGDRDCSVQRRHQKVVEEAPAPGIPDDVRTALHEAARLAGEAISYQGAGTVEFLYDEQKQRFYFLEMNTRLQVEHPVTECVTGLDLVELQVGVAERRALTELVPDGVPAPRGHAVEVRLYAEDPSQDWQPQAGGLGAFEVPSDLQFVTPTAYGVRLDSGFQTGDEVSTYYDAMLAKVIAWGPDRRAALRRLGGALGRARLHGIRTNRDLLVEILRHPDFVEERLSTAFLSDPDVLDRVNGSGIPSVPPSEQGCALFAAAVACTEEVARRRPVLQAVPAGWRNVTSAPQRTSFEADGTRVDVGWLGGRDGYVLADVYDEVGPARATSIEDLGDGLWRVVVELDGTARPFDVALDGDRVDIDWSGGHWAFTRVPRFVDPADQVAEGSLLAPMPGSVIALRAAAGESVTAGQPVVVLEAMKMQHTINAPHDGVVTEVPVSVGTQVAAGDVLAVVESTSSTRSTDSTTSEETS